A genomic region of Thiohalophilus sp. contains the following coding sequences:
- a CDS encoding ArnT family glycosyltransferase, whose amino-acid sequence MMALITTRVRQWSTCLSQADTVCYRNTLLLILLTGLGLRLAAIYFAQGYHHFMVNDEVSALGQVLALLAGDEQAFYLAQPSLNDGKLPGPLWTLFGVLLFKLGGESAQGVLYGMAIINSVTVFFIYLLARRFFTPGLALASAAIYALAPWTVYYSYGLYNPVPLDLIGVLLFLALWQTLNRERSRQVFWVFFFSAVIPQFHMIGVFVFPAILLVLLLSAKPLNWRWLLAGVIAGGLLYLPYLIGDMQNDWQNLRAMAGGGEAGEYSASVLKIITAPATVLSSVPAGWSGDGLTPFKAFGNQWFGHFTVLAVLASWTLLHSFVFLFHIVRRTVATLWQRRGRLKDAMQVDTPVMFVGLLVLIPLLLFLLTGRNFSTRYTIVLFPLLFLLPGLFLQSLRRPAVVKYWSISLVIIGVFNLYLLGSYYVHQQQRFAAAESFMPSFNTLASIRQTLQQEAGVDRAVDVVLSPQLPEELPHFDYKLIATIRQYVQIWREYREPENTAPAVTYMVSLEDKEVTGEEVYSNGGIVIIRANK is encoded by the coding sequence ATGATGGCGCTGATAACCACCCGGGTACGTCAATGGAGTACCTGTCTGTCGCAGGCAGATACTGTGTGTTATCGCAATACGTTGCTGCTGATTCTTTTGACGGGATTGGGTCTGCGTCTGGCGGCGATTTATTTCGCCCAGGGCTATCACCATTTTATGGTGAATGATGAGGTCAGTGCCCTGGGGCAGGTTCTGGCCCTGCTCGCCGGCGACGAACAGGCGTTCTATCTCGCCCAGCCCTCGCTCAACGACGGTAAGTTACCGGGGCCGTTGTGGACCCTGTTCGGCGTATTGCTGTTCAAGCTGGGTGGCGAGTCGGCGCAAGGCGTCCTCTACGGAATGGCCATCATCAACAGCGTGACGGTTTTCTTTATCTATTTGCTGGCCAGACGGTTTTTTACCCCGGGGCTGGCACTGGCCAGCGCGGCAATCTACGCACTGGCCCCCTGGACCGTGTACTACTCCTACGGTCTGTACAATCCGGTGCCGCTGGATCTCATTGGTGTGCTGTTGTTTCTCGCCCTGTGGCAGACCCTCAACCGGGAACGCTCCCGGCAGGTTTTCTGGGTTTTTTTCTTCAGCGCGGTGATTCCCCAGTTTCATATGATCGGGGTTTTTGTCTTCCCGGCGATTTTGCTGGTACTGCTGTTGTCTGCAAAACCGTTGAACTGGCGCTGGCTGCTCGCCGGCGTGATTGCGGGAGGGTTGCTCTATCTGCCCTATCTGATTGGCGATATGCAGAACGATTGGCAGAATCTGCGCGCCATGGCTGGCGGCGGTGAAGCAGGTGAGTATTCGGCCAGTGTGTTGAAAATTATTACGGCCCCGGCGACGGTGCTCTCCAGCGTGCCGGCGGGCTGGAGCGGAGACGGGCTGACGCCGTTCAAAGCCTTCGGCAACCAATGGTTCGGCCATTTTACCGTGCTGGCTGTGCTGGCAAGCTGGACGCTGTTGCACAGTTTTGTGTTTTTGTTTCATATTGTGCGACGGACGGTGGCGACTCTCTGGCAACGCCGGGGCCGATTAAAGGACGCGATGCAAGTTGATACGCCGGTGATGTTTGTCGGCCTGCTGGTTCTGATCCCGCTGCTGCTGTTCCTGTTGACCGGGCGTAATTTCTCCACCCGTTACACCATTGTCCTGTTTCCGCTGCTGTTTCTGCTGCCGGGCCTGTTTTTGCAGAGCCTACGTCGGCCCGCAGTTGTAAAATACTGGTCTATCAGCCTGGTGATTATCGGTGTGTTCAATCTGTATCTCTTGGGCAGCTACTATGTCCATCAGCAGCAGCGGTTTGCCGCCGCCGAGTCATTTATGCCCAGCTTCAATACCCTGGCGTCAATCCGGCAAACTTTGCAACAAGAAGCCGGCGTCGACCGGGCGGTTGACGTCGTACTGTCGCCGCAACTTCCCGAGGAGCTTCCTCACTTTGACTACAAACTGATAGCCACTATCCGTCAGTATGTGCAAATCTGGCGTGAATACCGCGAACCGGAAAATACTGCTCCGGCAGTGACGTATATGGTCAGTCTCGAAGACAAAGAGGTAACCGGCGAGGAAGTTTATAGTAACGGCGGGATTGTGATCATTCGCGCGAATAAGTAG
- a CDS encoding 2OG-Fe(II) oxygenase, protein MTVQYQAHFVSSESIIARQLVTNGYAVVDNYLPGGQFRTLREEMVQVWQSGCFRHAGVGRGENRELQPTIRNDKVLWLEPMACSPAQRRYLATLENLRLKLNQELLLGLFNFEGHMAVYPPGARYQRHLDQFRDMGTRRVSAVLYLNENWTMNDGGALRLYLDNDKLGSYQDIYPYAGRLVTFLSDRFYHEVLPAGRERYSITGWFRQRDDMLAD, encoded by the coding sequence CATTTTGTTTCAAGTGAATCCATTATTGCCCGCCAACTGGTCACAAACGGCTATGCGGTGGTGGACAATTATCTGCCCGGCGGACAGTTCAGAACGCTTCGTGAGGAGATGGTCCAGGTTTGGCAAAGCGGCTGCTTCCGCCATGCCGGGGTGGGCCGGGGCGAGAACCGGGAACTGCAGCCGACGATCCGTAATGACAAGGTTCTGTGGCTGGAGCCGATGGCATGCTCCCCGGCGCAGCGAAGGTATCTCGCCACGCTGGAGAATCTGCGCCTCAAACTCAACCAGGAGCTACTGCTGGGGCTGTTCAACTTCGAAGGGCATATGGCAGTCTATCCCCCCGGCGCCCGGTATCAGCGACATCTCGATCAGTTCCGGGATATGGGCACCCGCCGGGTCAGCGCGGTTTTGTACCTGAACGAGAACTGGACTATGAACGACGGTGGTGCCCTGCGCCTGTATCTGGATAACGACAAGCTGGGGTCGTATCAGGATATTTATCCCTATGCGGGCCGACTGGTGACGTTTCTCAGCGACCGCTTCTATCATGAAGTACTGCCCGCCGGGCGGGAGCGCTATAGCATCACCGGCTGGTTCCGCCAGCGGGACGACATGCTGGCAGACTAA